Below is a window of Pseudomonadota bacterium DNA.
ATTTCTGCGCCGTACATGATTCTGAGCTTCGACTGCGCCATAGCCCATGATAAGATCTATGCGGCAAGCCACCCCTATGATCGCACCCTGAGGCCACAGGTGGTCTATGAGAAATGGAATCCGGATTACTACCGGCTTATCAAAAACTTCAAGGAATTAAGCGGCACTGGCGTGGTACTCAACACCTCCTTCAACTTGCACGGCTTTCCAATCGTATGCAAACCCGGCGATGCCATCGATGTATTCAAGCAGTCCGGATTAAAACACCTGGCAATTGGCAATTACCTCGTCACCAAAGAAAAAAACTAACCGGATTCCACAGGATTTCTGACTGGCAATTTCATAATGAAGATTGAACCCTTTTTTTGTGAAAACAGACAATAATGCAATGAACACAAGCAACTTCCCCGGCCAGTATACAATAGAGATCATTGATCCACACCGCCAACCGGAATGGGATGCATTTGTTACCGCCCACCCGCATGGCTGGGTCTGCCACACCGCAGAATGGCTCATGGTTGTGCAACATGTCTGGAAGAACCTTAAACCTCACTACATCATCGTCCGGGATGCTGCCGGATCAATTTGCGCCGGCATTCCATTGTGCATCACTACATCGCTTTCCGGCAGAAAACGCCTCATCTGCACTCCTTTCTCAACCTTATCCGACCCGCTGGCAACATCCGAATCCGCCCTGCATCATCTTTTTTCAGAACTGCCCCGTCTTTTGAGTCAATCAAATGCATCATCTCTGAAATTGAATACATTCCAGGCAACAAACTCCATTCCCGTAGGAATATTCACCAGGAACGACAAGCATGTCCATCATGCAATTGACCTTCAGCTTAGCGAAGATGAATTGATGCTTTCCTTCAACAGAAGTAATGTCCGCAACAGAATAAGTAAATGCCTGAAAAGCCCCCTCTCTATCCGCTACGCAAGTTCGGTCAACGATTTTAAACAGTTTTACGATCTCTATGTGGTCAATCGCCAACGGCTGGGCCTTCCCGCCATCCCCTGGAAATTTTTTGAAGGGATATGGCGTTATTTAAAAGACCGCGATTGGGTTGAATTGCTTCTCGTCTACAATGAAGAGGAGATGGTTGGGGGGCTGTTGAACCTTAAATACCAGAAAAGAATTTCCGCAGAAGTCCTCGCATATAAGACTGAATATACCGCCATGTGTCCGAATCACCTGCTTTTCTGGACAACGATCACAGCGGCTAAGAGGGCCGGAAAACTGGAATTTGATTTCGGCAGAACGCCCCTCACAGAAACGGGATTGGTAAAATTCAAGGACCACTGGACTTCAAAAAAGACGGTATTGCCGACTTTCATATATCCGCAATCAGAACTTTCTGATTTGCATAAAAACAAACCGACCATGGAGTTCATGCGATCAATGCTTCAACGTATGCCATTTCCTCTCTATGCCGGCCTTTCAAAACTGTTCTATGCCCGGCCCAGATAATTAAATCAGAAAGTAAGCCATCGTAAGGGAAAAATCCCACTACTACTTAAACAGAAAACTTCCTTTCGCAATGGGGACATTCCAAGTTTTATTTTTGTGCATGCCTTCTGCTTGAATTGATACACCCACACATTTGAGAATTTTTCCTTTGCGGTTCCATCAATCTTTGGAGTAGAAAGTTTCCTCCCACACAAAATTCACGAAACAAGACAACCATGGACGAAGGTCAATCGCATACTGTGCCGCTTGCAAGAACAAAACGTATCATTATTCTTGTTTTTTTTTCAACATTCGGCCTTGCTTACGCCTTTAATATCTATCCATTTCTTGTCATAAACCAACCGGTTAATGGAGAAATTCTGGTCGTTGAGGGGTGGATACCATCGGCTCTTCTGGAACAGGCCGCAGAGTTGTTTAATCACGGGTCATATACAATGATTGCCTCAGTTGGCGGACCTTCAACCGGGGAGACGGCAGACAGGATAGAGCAGACCGATGCGTATCGAGGCAAAAATGAACTGATAGAGTTTGGGGTTCCTGCCGAGAAGATAGTTGCTGTGCCGGTGTGGGAGTTGAAGCAAAACCGAACCTTCACAACGGCAAAGGCCTTTAGCTTATGGTTAAATGAGGTTAAGCCATCTGTGAAAAAAATAGACGTATTTACGGCCAGCGTCCATGGCCGGAAAAGCCGGTTACTCTTCAGGCGGGCACTTGGTGATTCTGTTCAGGTTGGCATTATTTCGGCAAATTCAGAGGAGTCTGAAGATAAGTTTTGGTTCCGCTCAAAAAGAATGCTCTACCTGATCCCGAGAAACACTCTCGGCTATCTTTACGCATTACTATTCACGTTTTAGGCGTCAGGCAGGAAGGGGATGATAATCAGCAAATCCAGCGACTAGCTGCTCCTGGCCCTCACCCAAGCTTTTGACCCGCCTGCTTCATAAATTCTCCAATTGCCACTTGCTGCGGGCAGAGAGACTCAGCCCTGGAAAAATCCGTGTTCAGCAGTTTCTGCCTCTGAGCATAGGGAATCTGCCCATAGAGTTTTCTGGCATTTTCCTTCTCCCCGTACCCGTTGTAATACATCAGAAATCTCATCACGTCACTGATGTATGGCGCCTCAGGAACAGTCTTATTGCAGATATTGCTGCACCCGGCACAATATCCCCTGCCAGTTTCATCTGCATACTCTGCCAGAACCGTCCTGTCGACTTGTGAAAGTTTCAACCGATCCAGAGCTGCGGCCACATTGGTTGTCAGCAGAGCAATGCTCGGCATGGATATGCAGACTGCGGCAAACCTCTTGTCCTCCAGCACCACTTTTAGTTTGGCCTGCCCCTCGGTATAACCACTCTCAAGAAAATGATCGGTCAGTTTTCTGCCAAGCCGGAACCATGTTTCCTTAGCCTGTGTTTTCATGGCAATCAGACCGATGCCGGCTTTATGGCAGGCATCGATTGCCTTATTGAGTTTCTTATCTTGCGTCAACCTGAAATTGTAGCGCATCATAATTGCATCAATCCAGTCGAGTTTTGCAGCAACAGTGAGACATTCAGTAGTATTTTCATGGATACTGACGCCAAAATAACGGATCAGTCCCCGTTTCTTTGCGCTTTCAGCCCAATGCCGCAATTCCCCGGTGAACTGTTTCGGTTCAGACATCCCGTGCACACCGTAATAAAGATCAATGTATTCTGTATTCATTCTTTTCAGGGAGGCCTGCAGTCTCTTTTCAACATCATCTATAGAATCAACTTTCGAGGCTTTGGTGACCAGAAAAACTTCCTTTCTCGCCTGAGGATTCTTTTCGAAAAATTTGCCTATTCCCAATTCACTGTTGCCATTAGAATAGGAATACGCCGTATTCCAGTGAGTAACTCCCCACTCCAAAGACTTTCGCAAGACCAGTTGCTTGTCGAGAAGATCATAATGAAATCCCTGCCAGAGGCAAGGCACCTGAATCCCTGTTTTACCAAGGATTCGCCTGGGAACCTGGGGAAATTTTGCTGTTGTGGCAGTTGCATCTCCTTCAGCTAAACCCTGGGAGCCCATGGCTCGACCCGGGCCAAGCAATGATCCCATTCCTGCAGCACCAATTGCTTTGAGGAAATCTCTTCTCTTCATGTTCTGCTGTTCATCACTCATTGGCTTACCCTCCGATCATTTTATCCAGCGCTTGAGAAGTAACGTCCTGTCAGAATTCCTGGTCTCGCCCTCAGCGGAAACACGAATCGCCCTCTTGCCGCTTACCGGACATTCATGCTCGCAGATTCCGCACCCGGTGCACCGACTTATATCCACATGGGGTTTCTGGAGTCGAATTTGTACAAAAAGATTTGAAGGCGCCGGTGCATCTGCCTTCGGATTCCCGTCAAGCATGAGAGTATCAGTGGAGTTCGATAAAATTCTGTATCGTGTTTCACCCATGAGACAATAATAATCTCCGGTGGAAAAGTGGCCGGCAACCAGGGTTTTCTGTTGAATAATTATTCTCTCTCCATGAATTTCCTTCACACTCAGAATGCCATCCCGAATCGTTGCAAATTCCTCACGAGTAAAAACAGCCTTGGGACTCACAGGGCAGTTTTCCTCGCAGACAATGCAGGGTTTGTCCATGGCCCAGGGCAGACAGCGGCCCCGATCAAGAAAAGCAGTGCCGATTTTTATCGGTCCTCCTGGTTTAAAATCACCACTGCCAATCTTCTCACTGAAGGTAAGTGGCCTGACAGCCGATGTTGGACAGATATGTCCGCAGGCAATGCAATTAAGCTGACAGCCGCTTGAGCCTATTCGGTTGTTCAGGGCCGGGGTCCATAAGGCCTCAATTCCATACTCAAAGCCGACGGGCTGAAGAACATTGGTCGGGCAGATTCGCATGCATTGCCCGCATCGAATGCATCGTTGCAGAAACTCGTTTTCTGCCAGAGCCCCTGGAGGCCGTATTAAAGAAGAGTAATAATTGGCGCCGTTTCTGTTGTCCAGGTTCAAGGCTGGAACAGAAATGAGACCGCTAACAAGTGACAGCGCAAAGCCGCGTCGGGAGATATCCGGGCCAGGTTGTTCAATATTTGAATGAACACCCTGGTAGGTCATTATCTGATCCTCACAGGCATCAAGACAGTTACAGCACAAGAGACATTCGCTGGACCGGATGCGGGTAGATGGTTCACAGCCGCCTTCGCAATCTCGCTCACATGCCTTGCAGTCGCTGCATTCAAGGGTCTTCTTGCTGATTTTCCAGAGGCTCACTTTGGTCATAAGGCCAAAGAGCGCGCCAAGGGGGCAAATGAATCGGCAGTAGAAACGAGGGATCAGCATATTTGCCAGAACAGAGAGAAAGAAAACAATCAATATCAGCCCTCCACCCTCAAAAAATCGTTGCTTTACAGAAGTAATCCCATGGGAGGCGTCCAGCATTGGCAGAAGGACAAGATTGAACGATCGCGATATCAGGGGAATTGGATCAAGCAGCCCGGTAAAAAGGACCGCAGCATGAGAAGGATACGCCGCAGCGGCAAGGAATACGATAAGGAGATAATACTTAAGACGCTGGAGATTGTGATAACTGTTGAGTTGCAGCTTTTGCTTGAGAGATGCCTTCCTGTGGGCAAGATACCCGACAACCTGATGAATGGTCCCGAAGGGGCATACCCAGCCGCAGAAAAAACGGCCGAAAAGTATCGTCAGAATGATGGTTGCCAAAGCCCACAACAGCCCCCTGTAAAGAGTATGAGTCGTGAGTACTGTTCCTATGGCGACAAGAGGGTCAAGCTGCAGCAACCAGTTGACCGGCCAGCCCTGTATCTGCCAGAAACTTTCTCCAACGGTGGCAACGATACAGAACCAGCCGAAAAGAACGAAAAAAACCAACTGACTTATTCTTCTTGTCTGGACGATTTTCATAATGGTCAACTTGTTGAAAAAACAGGTTTCAGAGACTGATAATCGGTGGTTCCTGCTCCGGCACTTTCCGCTTTTTCCAGGTATGGCAGATCGTTTACCGTGAGATCGAGCAGCGAACATCCGAAGGAATCGGCAGCAACCTGATCACAACTGGCAATGATCGTGTTGGCCTGCCGCAGATCAGAGAGAGCCCCGCCTGTCGGCCCATTAGTCATCATCACCTGGGTCCCGTCAAGGATCACCAGGGTTGGCGTCACCATCATTGCCAGTTCACTGATAATGGCATTGATCTCCTGGTGGAAAATATTTCGCCGTCCGCCAAGCAGACCATACCAGTTCTTCATTGTCATTGAGGCGCCGCTTCGCTGGTGATGCTTAATAGGAGCAATGCCTATGAGCTTGTCAACTTTCTCAAGAGGAACCATAAAAACCGGCCAGTTCCGGATAAGTCGGCCCTTTTTCAAAGTCACCGGCTTAAAGAGGTTTTCCCGCGGCAGGATAATCTCAGCGCCGGCCATTTCAGCAGCATTGCCGATCCCGCTTAAAGCAAAGCAGCTTGCCGGATCATTAATGGGATTGTCCAGGACAATCACCTTTTTTGCCCGGCCCTTGACAAAACAAAGACGGATGACTTCAGCAACCAGATCAGCGTTGGTGGTTGAGCCAAGCAGCGATGGGGCGGCAAAGGCGACATTGGGTTTAATGGCCACAGTATCACCTGGCTTGACAAAACGCTCTATCCCGCCCAGAACTTGAATCGCGCGATTCACTGTCGTGATCCGGTCGGTACCTGTAACTATGCTGAGGGTGTTTCCAGGGGCATAAGGAACACTGAAATCAGCCAACCCTGAAACTATCTCTGATTCCCCCGCCGGCTTGGGTCCCGCAGGGTCATAGAGAAGGTAGGAGGCAACTCCGGCCGCGGCAATGGAAACCCCTGCCCTGGAGGTGCTGATCAGGAATTGCCTTCTATTGCTTGTTCCATTTGAATCCGTCACAATTCACGGCCTCTTCGTTTCTTCAAGTCGTATGCTTAACTGTAGAATCATTTTTTTGGCGGTCTGCAGGTCTTCAGCCTCATGAACCCCCATAACATATGTGCCGTGTGTAAAAAAAGCTTCAACCGTGCCGTACAGATCGAAAAAACGAATTGCAGGATCTTCTGACTCCAGCCGGAGTGCCCCGTTATTCATCAGAAACGAAGAGTATTCCGCAAGATTTTTTTGCGCCTGCTCATTGGTCTCGCTCAAACAAATAAAAGCTGTTGCCTCCTTGCCGTCAAGCAGGTAGCGGGCAGTAAAGGTTTTGTTCAAGGCCTCAGTACCAAATGTGTTGAGCAGGCTGAGTTTGAAACTGTCTGGCACAAGATTTTCCAGGGGAAACAAATTCAGCTCCAGAATAGAGCTTTGCTCAGCCGACAAACTGCTGCCAAAGTGCGTTGCGATTTCGATCATCGCCTTGTCCAGAAAAGGTGATTGGGCAGAACCGATGAACTCAAGATAATATCTGCCGCGCCATAAATAGAGGCCGTTTTCGGTTTTGTAGTGATAAATTGATTCAAGAGCAGGATTTGTTGCTGCCGAAGGGCGTCTTTGTGTGCTGTAAACAGCGAAAGCATTGACAGCTTCAGCCATGTCATAGATAAAAATTTCCAACCAAAGGGAGGAATCCTTTTGGTG
It encodes the following:
- a CDS encoding GNAT family N-acetyltransferase: MNTSNFPGQYTIEIIDPHRQPEWDAFVTAHPHGWVCHTAEWLMVVQHVWKNLKPHYIIVRDAAGSICAGIPLCITTSLSGRKRLICTPFSTLSDPLATSESALHHLFSELPRLLSQSNASSLKLNTFQATNSIPVGIFTRNDKHVHHAIDLQLSEDELMLSFNRSNVRNRISKCLKSPLSIRYASSVNDFKQFYDLYVVNRQRLGLPAIPWKFFEGIWRYLKDRDWVELLLVYNEEEMVGGLLNLKYQKRISAEVLAYKTEYTAMCPNHLLFWTTITAAKRAGKLEFDFGRTPLTETGLVKFKDHWTSKKTVLPTFIYPQSELSDLHKNKPTMEFMRSMLQRMPFPLYAGLSKLFYARPR
- a CDS encoding YdcF family protein; its protein translation is MDEGQSHTVPLARTKRIIILVFFSTFGLAYAFNIYPFLVINQPVNGEILVVEGWIPSALLEQAAELFNHGSYTMIASVGGPSTGETADRIEQTDAYRGKNELIEFGVPAEKIVAVPVWELKQNRTFTTAKAFSLWLNEVKPSVKKIDVFTASVHGRKSRLLFRRALGDSVQVGIISANSEESEDKFWFRSKRMLYLIPRNTLGYLYALLFTF
- a CDS encoding aldo/keto reductase, whose amino-acid sequence is MSDEQQNMKRRDFLKAIGAAGMGSLLGPGRAMGSQGLAEGDATATTAKFPQVPRRILGKTGIQVPCLWQGFHYDLLDKQLVLRKSLEWGVTHWNTAYSYSNGNSELGIGKFFEKNPQARKEVFLVTKASKVDSIDDVEKRLQASLKRMNTEYIDLYYGVHGMSEPKQFTGELRHWAESAKKRGLIRYFGVSIHENTTECLTVAAKLDWIDAIMMRYNFRLTQDKKLNKAIDACHKAGIGLIAMKTQAKETWFRLGRKLTDHFLESGYTEGQAKLKVVLEDKRFAAVCISMPSIALLTTNVAAALDRLKLSQVDRTVLAEYADETGRGYCAGCSNICNKTVPEAPYISDVMRFLMYYNGYGEKENARKLYGQIPYAQRQKLLNTDFSRAESLCPQQVAIGEFMKQAGQKLG
- a CDS encoding 4Fe-4S binding protein, with amino-acid sequence MKIVQTRRISQLVFFVLFGWFCIVATVGESFWQIQGWPVNWLLQLDPLVAIGTVLTTHTLYRGLLWALATIILTILFGRFFCGWVCPFGTIHQVVGYLAHRKASLKQKLQLNSYHNLQRLKYYLLIVFLAAAAYPSHAAVLFTGLLDPIPLISRSFNLVLLPMLDASHGITSVKQRFFEGGGLILIVFFLSVLANMLIPRFYCRFICPLGALFGLMTKVSLWKISKKTLECSDCKACERDCEGGCEPSTRIRSSECLLCCNCLDACEDQIMTYQGVHSNIEQPGPDISRRGFALSLVSGLISVPALNLDNRNGANYYSSLIRPPGALAENEFLQRCIRCGQCMRICPTNVLQPVGFEYGIEALWTPALNNRIGSSGCQLNCIACGHICPTSAVRPLTFSEKIGSGDFKPGGPIKIGTAFLDRGRCLPWAMDKPCIVCEENCPVSPKAVFTREEFATIRDGILSVKEIHGERIIIQQKTLVAGHFSTGDYYCLMGETRYRILSNSTDTLMLDGNPKADAPAPSNLFVQIRLQKPHVDISRCTGCGICEHECPVSGKRAIRVSAEGETRNSDRTLLLKRWIK
- a CDS encoding DUF362 domain-containing protein, which gives rise to MVTDSNGTSNRRQFLISTSRAGVSIAAAGVASYLLYDPAGPKPAGESEIVSGLADFSVPYAPGNTLSIVTGTDRITTVNRAIQVLGGIERFVKPGDTVAIKPNVAFAAPSLLGSTTNADLVAEVIRLCFVKGRAKKVIVLDNPINDPASCFALSGIGNAAEMAGAEIILPRENLFKPVTLKKGRLIRNWPVFMVPLEKVDKLIGIAPIKHHQRSGASMTMKNWYGLLGGRRNIFHQEINAIISELAMMVTPTLVILDGTQVMMTNGPTGGALSDLRQANTIIASCDQVAADSFGCSLLDLTVNDLPYLEKAESAGAGTTDYQSLKPVFSTS